One Purpureocillium takamizusanense chromosome 1, complete sequence genomic window carries:
- a CDS encoding uncharacterized protein (COG:S~CAZy:CE3~EggNog:ENOG503PAC8), protein MLAMLGFNDMGWFYSDAEGTIDSMDTLISNARAVNPELQFAVANVPQRSFIGGREDLVKNTNIYNNLLPNAISKWSTHQSPIHLVDLEQNYNCQPGGCPAGYDGLHPNAWGEFLIANAFSQTPVNEFKLGSKPLAIPPQKDPSLTRDLPVPSNFNVFFRTLDLDLRPSSL, encoded by the exons ATGCTGGCCATGCTTGGCTTCAATGACATGGGCTGGTTCTACAGCGACGCAGAGGGCACCATCGACAGCATGGACACCCTGATTTCAAACGCCAGAGCGGTAAATCCAGAACTCCAATTTGCAGTTGCAAACGTGCCACAGCGCAGCTTCATTGGCGGTCGAGAAGACCTGGTGAAGAACACTAACATCTACAATAACCTGCTCCCAAATGCAATATCGAAGTGGTCGACTCATCAGTCTCCGATCCACTTGGTTGATCTTGAGCAAAATTATAATTGCCAACCAGGGGGTTGTCCCGCAG GCTATGACGGCCTCCATCCGAATGCCTGGGGCGAGTTCCTGATCGCGAATGCCTTTTCTCAAACACCAGTCAACGAGTTCAAATTGGGTTCCAAGCCGCTGGCAATTCCTCCTCAAAAAGACCCGAGCCTTACGAGAGACCTCCCAGTGCCTTCGAACTTCAACGTCTTCTTTAGAACTCTAGACCTAGACTTACGCCCCTCTAGCCTATAG
- a CDS encoding uncharacterized protein (EggNog:ENOG503P6WV~COG:G), which produces MQDFLDSPVPQGHFFTNAPTCHTRREATKHYLRASHFNEPRPANDGDILKVLHEITHPFSMGQIVDREISVRQDQSVCKSVRIGRSDLSAEKRNLELVKANTNVPVPHVGKYYRSADFEHLLMDRMPGTTLERAWPMLSVQERESVADQVVTFIHQLRQLQSSNIQAALLQRQPLRTGLRTATDFCRERVRDYSWNEDITAFVDDRSAAVSKQPNVFTHGDLDWGNIMVANGQVCGIIDLESSGFFPPCWEWVTVKRLSQGHPDGSWFCLLEQRLRNVDCSEWDRM; this is translated from the coding sequence ATGCAAGATTTTTTAGACAGTCCTGTCCCACAAGGACACTTTTTCACCAACGCCCCCACTTGCCATACTCGACGAGAGGCGACCAAGCACTACCTCCGTGCCTCGCATTTCAATGAACCGCGACCTGcaaacgacggcgacatTCTCAAGGTACTGCACGAGATCACCCACCCATTCTCCATGGGCCAGATTGTCGACCGAGAGATCAGTGTCCGACAAGATCAGTCAGTATGCAAGTCTGTTAGAATCGGCCGATCTGACCTGAGTGCGGAAAAACGCAACCTTGAGCTCGTCAAGGCAAATACGAATGTTCCGGTGCCTCACGTCGGCAAGTACTATCGATCCGCGGACTTTGAACACCTCCTCATGGACAGGATGCCGGGGACAACACTAGAAAGGGCTTGGCCCATGTTGTCAGTTCAGGAGCGGGAATCCGTTGCTGATCAGGTTGTGACCTTCATCCATCAACTTCGCCAGCTGCAATCGTCGAATATTCAAGCCGCGCTTCTCCAGAGACAGCCACTTCGCACTGGTCTACGAACTGCCACGGATTTCTGTAGGGAGAGAGTCAGGGACTACTCATGGAATGAGGACATTACTGCATTTGTTGACGATCGAAGCGCAGCAGTCAGCAAGCAGCCGAACGTGTTCACACATGGAGATTTGGATTGGGGCAACATTATGGTCGCCAACGGCCAGGTTTGTGGTATAATCGACTTGGAAAGCAGTGGCTTCTTCCCTCCATGCTGGGAATGGGTTACGGTCAAAAGGCTATCCCAAGGTCACCCTGATGGCTCTTGGTTCTGTCTCTTGGAGCAGCGATTGCGCAATGTTGACTGTTCCGAATGGGACAGGATGTAG
- a CDS encoding uncharacterized protein (COG:S~EggNog:ENOG503P3FY) — MPSVPLKELVKHDDFDPELVERIAERKFQPPVAMVEADPSWARHFAEAKARIEDALGATAVSVAHVGSTSVPGMPAKAIIDVDLTVRDVRDEAAYVGPLERSAGFVFLLREPHWHEHRFFCQGGARGEQFPINLHVWGPGCPEAERHRIFRDWLTRSPDDFALYARTKREAAEVAARNGESVMQYNLRKERTIRDILDRAFRDLGYVE; from the coding sequence atgccgtcagTGCCCCTCAAAGAGCTTGTCAAGCACGACGACTTCGACCCGGAGCTGGTGGAGCGCATCGCGGAGCGCAAGTTCCAGCCGCcggtggccatggtggaGGCAGACCCGAGCTGGGCGCGACACtttgccgaggccaaggcgcgcatcgaggacgcgctcggcgccacggccgtgtCGGTCGCGCACGTGGGGTCGACGAGCGTGCCCGGGATgccggccaaggccatcatcgacgtGGACCTGACGGTGCGCGacgtccgcgacgaggcggcgtaCGTGGGGCCGCTCGAGAGGAGCGCGGGCTTCGTCTTcctgctgcgcgagccgCACTGGCACGAGCACCGCTTCTTctgccagggcggcgcgcgcggagAGCAGTTCCCCATCAACCTACACGTCTGGGGGCCGGGCTGccccgaggcggagcggcaCCGCATCTTCCGCGACTGGCTGACAAGGTCACCCGACGACTTTGCGCTGTACGCGCGGACGaagcgcgaggcggccgaggtggcggcgcgcaacgGCGAGTCGGTCATGCAGTACAACCTGCGCAAGGAGCGGACGATTCGGGATATTCTGGACCGGGCGTTTCGCGACCTGGGGTACGTCGAGTGA
- a CDS encoding 3-hydroxyisobutyrate dehydrogenase (EggNog:ENOG503NXN5~COG:E), with protein MMAAGVRPRLHSVAGNGNGRAFSVKEQRQCLPPRHLSCRRIHQSRLVWLPRLGGFFCRDGSRVQVVITQPNMRVAATRLGGLVQRRGFASTARRLDTYGFVGLGQMGYQMARNLQAKLKPTDKVAIFDINPQAMKGLETEMKAVGNGATVELAASAFDASKDADTVITVLPEPQHVQGVYKSILTSSLPEKRDRIFVDCSTIDPSTSRQVAASVASAGQGTFVDAPMSGGVVGATAGTLTFMLGADEALVPRVEPTLLRMGRKVLHCGAQGAGLSAKLANNYLLALNNIATAEAMNLGMRWGLDPRTLAGVINVSTGRCWPSEVNNPVRGVVEAAPAGRDYRGGFGISLMKKDLRLAMVAAEEAGARMAMADAAYGVYEAAEKLDECKGRDFSVVYRYLGGKEGE; from the exons atgatggcggcgggggtcCGTCCCCGTTTGCACAGCGTGGCTGGCAACGGCAATGGGCGGGCTTTCTCGGTAAAAGAGCAACGCCAGTGCCTGCCACCCCGCCATCTGTCTTGTCGCCGCATCCACCAGTCTCGGCTCGTCTGGCTTCCTCGTCTTGGGGGCTTCTTCTGTCGTGATGGATCCCGTGTCCAAGTCGTTATCACGCAACCCAACATGAGAGTCGCAGCAACacgcctgggcggcctcgtccagaGGAGGGGCTTTGCCAGcacggcgcgccgcctcgacacCTACGGCTTTGTCGGTCTCGGCCAGATG GGCTATCAAATGGCCAGGAACCTccaggccaagctcaagccGACAGACAAGGTGGCCATCTTCGACATCAATCCCCAGGCCATGAAGGGCCTCGAGACGGAGATGAAGGCGGTGGGCAACGGCGCGAccgtcgagctggcggccaGCGCCTTTGATGCATCCAAGGACGCC GACACGGTCATCACGGTCCTCCCCGAGCCGCAGCACGTGCAGGGCGTCTACAAGTCGATCCTAACGTCGTCCCTCCCCGAGAAACGAGACCGCATCTTCGTCGACTGCTCGACCATCGACCCGTCAACGTCGCGgcaggtggcggcgtcggtcgcgtcggcgggccaggGCACCTTCGTGGACGCGCCCATgtcgggcggcgtggtgggcgcgacggcgggcacgcTGACCTTTAtgctgggcgccgacgaggccctcgtgcCGCGCGTGGagccgacgctgctgcgcatGGGGCGCAAGGTGCTGCACTGCGGCGCGCAGGGGGCGGGCCTGTCGGCCAAGCTGGCCAACAACTACCTGCTGGCGCTCAACAACAtcgcgacggccgaggccatgaaCCTGGGGATGCGCTGGGGGCTGGACCCGAGGacgctggcgggcgtcatCAACGTCAGCACGGGCCGGTGCTGGCCCAGCGAGGTCAACAACCCGGTccggggcgtcgtcgaggcggcgcccgcgggcaGGGACTACCGCGGCGGGTTCGGCATCTCGCTCATGAAGAAGGACCTGCggctggccatggtggcggccgaggaggcgggcgcgcgcatggccatggccgacgcggccTACGGCGTgtacgaggcggccgagaagctcgaTGAGTGCAAGGGGCGCGACTTTTCCGTCGTGTACCGCTATCtgggggggaaggagggggagtAA
- a CDS encoding uncharacterized protein (COG:S~EggNog:ENOG503P0AE~TransMembrane:7 (i38-57o63-84i96-116o136-164i176-196o226-244i265-288o)) codes for MSSGNSTGARMKDCTQVSFGCPVEGTVLGYYPNLGSGIFFTIAFALCLFAAAGLGAWKRTWTYGAAITVGLILETAGYVGRILLHYNPWNNGAFELQICAIILAPTFICVSVYLTLKHVALHLGGPTRLSRIPPAWYPRIFLPADLTCLVVQAIGGGIAAAAGHENRKLQRAGNQAIIAGVALQVVVLALFGLMGADYWRRAARHVSSGKASRETLALWNDGRFRQFVWAVTAAYMAILVRCVYRIVEMSGGWGNHIMQDQPSFLVLDSTLVLIAVYLLTIFHPGIFFPQMRNGYAKDMARANPDHAAADAERDGESDETKNETPGSANERSKVEQPA; via the exons atgtCCTCGGGCAACTCAACCGGCGCGCGCATGAAGGACTGCACCCAAGTCTCCTTTGGGTGCCCCGTCGAGGGCACCGTGCTGGGCTACTACCCCAACCTCGGGTCTGGCATCTTCTTCACCATCGCCTTCGCGCTGtgcctcttcgccgccgcgggcctgggCGCGTGGAAGCGCACCTGGACGTACGGCGCGGCCATTACCGTGGGCTTGATTCTCGAGACGGCCG GATACGTCGgccgcatcctcctccactaCAACCCCTGGAACAACGGCGCCTTTGAGCTCCAAATCTGCGCCATCATCCTCGCCCCGACCTTCATCTGCGTCTCCGTCTACCTCACCCTCAAGCACGTCGCCCTGCACCTGGGAGGGCCGACGCGCCTCTCCCGCATCCCCCCCGCCTGGTACCCGCGCATCTTCCTCCCCGCCGACCTCACCTGCCTCGTCGTTCAGGCCATCGGCGggggcatcgccgccgccgccggccacgagaACCGCAAGCTCCAGCGAGCCGGCAAccaggccatcatcgccggcgtcgccctgcaggtcgtcgtgctcgccctCTTCGGGCTCATGGGCGCCGACTactggcgccgcgccgcgcggcacGTGTCCTCGGGCAAGGCGTCGCGGGAGACGCTCGCGCTGTGGAACGATGGGAGGTTTCGGCAGTTTGTGTGGGCTGTCACGGCTGCGTACATGGCCATTCTCGTGCGTTGTGTGTACCG AATCGTCGAGatgagcggcggctggggcaaCCACATCATGCAGGACCAGCCCagcttcctcgtcctcgacagcaccctcgtcctcatcgccgtcTACCTCCTCACCATCTTCCATCCGGGCATCTTCTTCCCGCAGATGCGCAACGGCTACGCCAAGGACATGGCCCGAGCGAACCCTGACCACGCAGCCGCTGATGcggagcgcgacggcgagagtGACGAAACCAAGAATGAGACGCCCGGCTCAGCCAACGAGAGGTCAAAGGTTGAGCAGCCGGCTTGA
- a CDS encoding uncharacterized protein (COG:S~EggNog:ENOG503P0AE~TransMembrane:5 (o27-49i69-96o108-129i160-180o200-221i)) has product MKRLTLDTTGYVGRILLHYNPWNNGAFELQICAIILAPTFICVSVYLTLKHVALHLGGPTRLSRIPPAWYPRIFLPADLTCLVVQAIGGGIAAAAGHENRKLQRAGNQAIIAGVALQVVVLALFGLMGADYWRRAARHVSSGKASRETLALWNDGRFRQFVWAVTAAYMAILVRCVYRIVEMSGGWGNHIMQDQPSFLVLDSTLVLIAVYLLTIFHPGIFFPQMRNGYAKDMARANPDHAAADAERDGESDETKNETPGSANERSKVEQPA; this is encoded by the exons ATGAAGAGACTGACTTTGGACACCACAGGATACGTCGgccgcatcctcctccactaCAACCCCTGGAACAACGGCGCCTTTGAGCTCCAAATCTGCGCCATCATCCTCGCCCCGACCTTCATCTGCGTCTCCGTCTACCTCACCCTCAAGCACGTCGCCCTGCACCTGGGAGGGCCGACGCGCCTCTCCCGCATCCCCCCCGCCTGGTACCCGCGCATCTTCCTCCCCGCCGACCTCACCTGCCTCGTCGTTCAGGCCATCGGCGggggcatcgccgccgccgccggccacgagaACCGCAAGCTCCAGCGAGCCGGCAAccaggccatcatcgccggcgtcgccctgcaggtcgtcgtgctcgccctCTTCGGGCTCATGGGCGCCGACTactggcgccgcgccgcgcggcacGTGTCCTCGGGCAAGGCGTCGCGGGAGACGCTCGCGCTGTGGAACGATGGGAGGTTTCGGCAGTTTGTGTGGGCTGTCACGGCTGCGTACATGGCCATTCTCGTGCGTTGTGTGTACCG AATCGTCGAGatgagcggcggctggggcaaCCACATCATGCAGGACCAGCCCagcttcctcgtcctcgacagcaccctcgtcctcatcgccgtcTACCTCCTCACCATCTTCCATCCGGGCATCTTCTTCCCGCAGATGCGCAACGGCTACGCCAAGGACATGGCCCGAGCGAACCCTGACCACGCAGCCGCTGATGcggagcgcgacggcgagagtGACGAAACCAAGAATGAGACGCCCGGCTCAGCCAACGAGAGGTCAAAGGTTGAGCAGCCGGCTTGA
- the APL6 gene encoding AP-3 complex subunit beta (EggNog:ENOG503NX4P~COG:U~BUSCO:EOG09260VHV): MESIARISGLMETARELTLDAAQATRNMSNMRTSARPLDRNQMRKLLDSRNDREILDGLRRVISMMYRNHKTLPFFSSVVKNVASPNIEIKKLVYIYLIHHAEHEPDLALLSINTIQKSLSDTNPQVRALALKTMSGIRVPVISQIVSLAIKKGVVDMSPYVRKAAALAIPKCYRLDPSQSPQLIEYLSALLGDKQYYVAGAAVSSFLEICPERIDLIHKHYRALVRKIVDMDEWSQLAMLRLMTCYARKCFPRSQGSKSPTQDNSTDDFYSESTGAASGRGSSMNPDLLLLLNALRPLLQSRNSAVVVAVARCYVAVGTPEYVKLAVGPLVALLRGAQDIQQIALYNIVSVCLLRPTDFVKYASHFLVKSTDTAPVWELKLEVLAIIFPHSPIHVKSLILKELEHFSQGSNKALVREAVRAIGRCAQSDVTTAPRCLKLLLGQITSLDGTLAAESLTVIRHLIQQDAEGHVGTVVRLAKNLDSATDPQARATIIWLVGEFSGLNGEDNIAPDVLRILLKDFVSESEAAKRQILLLAAKVYLHHINRQSEAEKERAAEEDPPQELDKHPIERLWDYVVLLVRYDTSYDLRDRARMYRSLLGVPQLATLMLLAPKPAPQAPSPSESRKGFLLGSSTLVLAGGGGIHGLSGYETLPDWVEAGKEPDPRLRDENGGGPSSRHDGDKATPATERLDDAARATPPQRANGLGEKVGAKTLDDWLAEEEDNGETEEDETEEETDDEEEEGEESDEDEEDEEEEEEEESDDDGENDRLVKQ; encoded by the exons ATGGAGTCGATAGCGAGGATCTCGGGTCTCATGGAGACTG CGAGAGAGCTGAccctcgatgccgcccaggCGACGCGCAACATGAGCAACATGCGAaccagcgcccgcccgctcgatCGCAACCAGATGAGGAAGCTCCTCGACAGCAGGAATGACCGGGAGattctcgacggcctgcgacGGGTCATCTCG ATGATGTACCGAAACCACAAGACGCTGCCATTCTTCTCCTCGGTCGTCAAGAATGTCGCCTCGCCCAACATCGAAatcaagaagctcgtctACATCTACCTCATCCACCACGCCGAGCACGAGCccgacctcgccctcctctccatcaacaccatccaGAAGTCGCTGTCCGACACCAACCCCCAGgtccgcgccctcgcccttaAGACCATGTCGGGCATCCGCGTCCCCGTCATCAGCCAGATCGTCTCTCTTGCCATCAAgaagggcgtcgtcgacatgagCCCCTACGtccgcaaggccgccgccttggccatcCCCAAGTGCTACCGCCTCGACCCTAGCCAGTCGCCGCAGCTCATCGAATACCTGTCCGCCCTTCTCGGCGACAAGCAATACtacgtcgccggcgcggcagtATCCTCGTTCCTCGAGATCTGCCCCGAGCGCATCGACCTGATACACAAGCACTACCGCGCCCTGGTGCGCAAGATcgtggacatggacgagTGGAGTCAGTTGGCCATGCTGCGTCTGATGACTTGCTACGCGCGCAAGTGCTTCCCGCGGAGTCAAGGATCGAAGAGCCCTACACAGGATAATTCGACCGATGACTTTTACAGCGAGTCCACGGGTGCTGCCTCGGGCCGCGGCTCCTCCATGAATCCcgacctgctcctcctcctcaacgCCCTACGACCGCTGCTCCAGAGCCGCAACTctgccgtcgttgtcgccgttgcGCGGTGCTACGTCGCTGTCGGGACGCCCGAGTACGTCAAACTCGCCGTCGGTCCACTCGTTGCGTTGCTGCGCGGGGCCCAGGACATCCAGCAGATTGCCCTCTACAACATCGTCTCGGTCTGCCTCCTCCGGCCAACGGATTTTGTAAAGTACGCCAGCCACTTCCTGGTCAAGTCGACGGACACGGCGCCCGTCTGGGAACTGAAACTGGAGGTCTTGGCCATCATCTTTCCCCACAGCCCCATTCATGTCAAGAGCCTCATCCTGAAGGAGCTTGAGCACTTTTCGCAAGGGTCGAACAAGGCGCTGGTGCGAGAAGCCGTTCGCGCGATCGGACGATGCGCGCAGTCCGATGTGACGACGGCCCCCCGGTGCTTAAAGTTGCTCCTAGGGCAGATCACGAGTCTAGATGggacgctcgccgccgagtctCTGACGGTCATCCGCCACCTGATACAGCAAGATGCTGAGGGCCATGTTGGCACCGTGGTAAGGCTTGCAAAGAACCTCGACTCTGCCACGGATCCGCAGGCCCGGGCCACCATCATCTGGCTTGTGGGCGAGTTCTCTGGACTCAATGGCGAGGACAATATTGCACCAGACGTCTTGCGAATCCTTCTCAAGGACTTTGTGAGCGAGTCGGAGGCTGCCAAGCGCCAGATCCTgttgctcgccgccaaggtctACCTGCACCACATTAATCGCCAGAGCGAGGCCGAAAAAGAAAGGGCAGCCGAGGAGGATCCGCCGCAAGAGTTGGACAAGCATCCGATTGAAAGGCTGTGGGACTATGTGGTGCTGCTTGTCAGGTACGACACGTCGTACGACCTCAGAGACCGGGCGAGAATGTATCGATCCTTGCTGGGCGTCCCCCAGCTGGCGACGCTCATGCTCCTGGCCCCTAAGCCTGCCCCACAGGCCCCGAGCCCGTCGGAATCGAGAAAGGGCTTTCTGCTCGGGTCGTCAACGTTGGTCCtggccggcggaggcggcatTCACGGCCTGAGTGGATACGAGACCTTGCCGGACTGGGTCGAGGCTGGCAAGGAGCCGGATCCGAGACTCCGGGACGAGAATGGAGGCGGGCCGTCAtcccgccacgacggcgacaaggctACGCCCGCAACGGAGAGGCTTGACGACGCAGCCcgggccacgccgccgcaaaggGCGAATGGTCTCGGCGAAAAGGTTGGCGCCAAAACTCTGGATGATTggctggccgaggaagaagacaatggagagacggaggaggatgagacGGAAGAAGAGacggacgatgaggaggaagaaggggaagagagcgatgaggatgaggaggatgaggaggaggaagaggaagaggagagtgacgacgatggggagAATGATAGGCTGGTCAAGCAGTGA
- a CDS encoding uncharacterized protein (EggNog:ENOG503P5N9): MTRGGGGGGGASSPLPPSPFLLPPATPSELLTHTLAHLRHPTTLIVCWPKEQFVEALVQDVRQQQQQQLEQEQEEQRPHVAPRGDDTADENGEGGAGASASTAVDAQGGSGTAESQQRPAIPAQQLLSATLLQVSISRHIRMLFVPSVVHLRAHLAASSFSGTISSSSTPPPPPAGHPPPQSDIMAPPAGDGKGGDGDDACPRNRRPTTRQHHRQQQHRPLLLVYGLLELHRDGTEWSARGLNASLAELVECAARCGGLVPVLVEPRRMERDKGADFGGQHHHDGGASSCSSPELLAALAEPVPILSGAERRRDGSWRGKTVPIRRVLARWFDVPPPAGG; this comes from the coding sequence ATgactcgcggcggcggcggcggcggcggcgcatcgtcgccccttcccccctcccccttcctgctccctcccgcgacgccgtccgaGCTCCTCACGCACACGCTCGCACACCTGAGGCACCCAACCACACTCATCGTTTGCTGGCCCAAGGAGCAGTTTGTCGAGGCGCTCGTGCAGGACgttcgccagcagcaacagcagcagctggagcaggAACAAGAAGAGCAACGGCCACACGTAGCACCGCGTGGCGACGACACAGCAGATGAGAATGGAGAagggggcgcgggcgcgagcgcgagcacgGCAGTCGATGCTCAAGGGGGGTCCGGTACCGCCGAgagccagcagcggcccgcgATACCAGCCCAACAACTCCTCTCCGCGACCCTCCTGCAGGTCTCCATCTCGCGCCACATCCGCATGCTCTTCGTCCCGAGCGTCGTCCACCTGCGCGCCCACCTTGCCGCTTCCTCCTTCTCTGGCACCATCTCGTCATCTTCtacccctcctcctccaccggcgggacacccgccgccacagTCCGACATCATGGCCCCGCCAGCAGGGGatggcaaaggcggcgacggcgacgacgcctgtCCCCGCAACAGGAGGCCGACAACAaggcagcaccaccgccaacaacaacaccgaCCTCTGCTCCTCGTCTACGGCCTCTTGGAGCTGCATCGCGACGGCACCGAATGGTCCGCCCGAGGGCTCAACGCCTCGCTcgcggagctcgtcgagtGCGCCGCTCGCTGTGGTGGGCTGGTGCCCGTGCTCGTGGAGCCAAGGCGCATGGAACGCGACAAAGGCGCTGACTTTGGGGGCCAGCATCATCACGATGGAggggccagcagctgcagcagccccgagctgctggccgccttGGCAGAGCCGGTGCCCATCTTGAGCGGTGcggagcgccggcgcgacgGTTCGTGGCGTGGCAAGACGGTGCCCATCAGGAGGGTCCTCGCGCGGTGGTTtgacgtgccgccgccggctggtgGGTGA
- the NUF2 gene encoding kinetochore-associated Ndc80 complex subunit nuf2 (EggNog:ENOG503NVBG~COG:D): MAYNPRMSIIPSNQQQSRSRKKEEEADAFMRLPDREIVGCITDIGINFTVADLQKPNPSHVQQIFEWFAELLLNATRETVEPAMRAAAEDVCGEFADVIPPDTRNLMGFYVSLRRLLFECGITDFTFNDLYKPTYERLVKIFSYLINFVRFRESQTSVIDEHFNKTESAKSRIETLYAENQDNEARLEDMRHNRKAMEAQVREKTMRNEELKSRLLELRENQKKVAMRLEDAKQKKGELTSALEQRTQDKMTLKQESAKLRPYMLQSPSALQDNLAELREILNNDKAHIDALDRRARALQTSADSFTVVSADVASCIKILDEIAAELGKEEEEMARNAKQRDALSERGNNAREVERAEQMLRRQLAKWTERTEKLREQSGQKAHEAKEKMHELRAVHKRLTEEHTEKTKEMEIRRVRIEQTEKKMLDLKENIENEVHTAYDEYLKMEAHIKLYITEMEQTIGQ, translated from the exons ATGGCATACAACCCGCGGATGAGCATCATCCCCTCgaaccagcagcagagccggTCTCGCaagaaggaagaggaagccGACGCGTTCATGCGCCTGCCCGACCGCGAGATCGTGGGCTGCATCACCGATATAGGCATCAACTTTACCGTTGCCGACCTGCAGAAACCGAACCCGTCGCACGTGCAACAAATCTTCGAGTGGTTCGCCGAGCTGTTGCTCAATGCGACGCGCGAGACGGTCGAAccggcgatgcgcgccgcggcggaagACGTGTGCGGCGAGTTCGCCGACGTGATCCCACCCGACACTCGCAATCTCATGGGCTTCTACGTGTCGCTGCGGAGGCTTCTGTTCGAGTGCGGCATCACCGACTTTACGTTCAACGACCTGTACAAGCCGACGTACGAGCGGCTCGTCAAGATCTTCAGCTACCTCATCAACTTTGTGCGCTTCCGCGAGTCGCAGACGAgcgtcatcgacgagcaCTTCAACAAGACCGAGTCGGCCAAGTCGCGCATCGAGACGCTCTACGCCGAGAACCAGGACAAcgaggcgcgcctcgaggacatgCGACACAACCgcaaggccatggaggcgcAGGTGCGGGAGAAGACGATGCGCaacgaggagctcaagagCCGGCTGCTCGAGCTCCGCGAGAACCAGAAGAAGGTGGCGatgcgcctcgaggacgccaagCAGAAGAAGGGCGAGCTGACGAGCGCGCTCGAGCAACGGACGCAAGACAAGATGACGCTCAAGCAGGAGAGCGCCAAGCTGCGGCCGTACATGCTGCAGAGCCCGTCGGCGCTGCAGGACAACCTCgcggagctgcgcgagatCCTCAACAACGACAAGGCGCACATCGACGCGCTGGAccgccgggcccgcgcgCTGCAGACGTCGGCCGACTCCTTCACCGTGGTGTCGGCGGACGTGGCGTCGTGCATCAAGATCCTGGACGAGATCGCGGCGGAGCtgggcaaggaggaggaggagatggcgcGCAACGCCAAGCAGCGCGACGCGCTCTCCGAGAGGGGCAACAACGCGCGCGAGGTggagcgcgccgagcagatgctgcggcggcagctggccaAGTGGACGGAGCGGACGGAGAAGCTCCGCGAGCAGAGCGGGCAAAAGGCgcacgaggccaaggagaagaTGCACGAGCTGCGGGCCGTCCATAAACGCCTGACGGAGGAGCACACGGAGAAGACCAAGGAGATGGAGATTCGGAGGGTGCGCATCGAGcagacggagaagaag ATGCTCGACCTCAAGGAGAACATCGAGAACGAGGTCCACACCGCGTACGATGAGTACCTCAAGATGGAGGCCCACATCAAGCTGTACATAACGGAGATGGAGCAGACGATTGGGCAGTAA
- the TRX1 gene encoding thioredoxin trx1 (COG:O~EggNog:ENOG503P5A0), with protein MFSARLVRSLAPQARLSGVTAQAAFRAFHSTPARRIVHEVKSAEEFQKVVSDNENVIVDCFATWCGPCKAIAPILAKHSEEAEFKDKVHFVKFDVDEVQAVTQALGVRAMPTFFFFKGGKKVGEVVGANPPALVEGLRNLLQ; from the exons ATGTTTTCAGCCCGTCTCGTCCGGTCCCTCGCGCCGCAGGCCAGGCTAAGCGGCGTCACGGCCCAAGCCGCATTCAGGGCCTTTcactcgacgcccgcgcggAGGATCGTCCACGAGGTCAAGAG CGCGGAGGAGTTCCAAAAGGTCGTGTCGGACAACGAGAACGTCATCGTTGATTGCTTCGCGACGTGGTGCGGGCCATGCAAGGCCATTGCGCCCATCCTGGCCAA GCATTCCGAGGAGGCCGAGTTCAAGGACAAGGTGCACTTTGTCAAGtttgacgtcgacgaggtacAAGCGGTGAcgcaggcgctgggcgtgcgggcgatgccgacctttttcttcttcaaGGGCGGAAAGAAGGTTGGTGAGGTGGTTGGCGCGAATCCGCCCGCCCTGGTCGAGGGGTTGCGGAACCTCCTTCAGTAA